A window from Larimichthys crocea isolate SSNF chromosome XXIII, L_crocea_2.0, whole genome shotgun sequence encodes these proteins:
- the mettl4 gene encoding methyltransferase-like protein 4 translates to MSVLLHNIQGWVLDSCSLIDRWYSRCIRYQGGQKSRVECRFKRQCFQVLKSHFSVRACAAADGGNEDVLQKTDKASKKRKRKHSELNQGEVDSQAFHEKIRSVILEGTKTLVDSARSVGHLNGTTDAAKEPLPSQECSLAALCEMAKELPLVDEEELEECVQQLVAEDGCTSHVDLFSRVTENGADSAIVVTLMGEQYVIPPCTAFLLSDFTRMQPLVHSGSKFDLIVMDPPWENKSVKRSRRYSFLPSTQLKRLPVPLLASPNCLVVTWVTNRPSHLRFVRDELYPHWGVEVVAEWFWVKVTTSGQFVFPLDSQHKKPYEVLVLGRYRPPADNSTSSSVTSEVPVEDQRLIVSVPSALHSQKPSLSEVLKPYVGGEAKCLELFARCLQPGWTSWGNEVLKFQHTSYFTLTPADEREDVSKGEATRVCTDKPTITPVLSSPGESPPPRRCPTTVD, encoded by the exons ATGTCCGTGTTGCTTCACAACATCCAGGGCTGGGTTTTAGATTCATGCTCACTCATTGATCGCTGGTATTCACGCTGCATCCGATATCAGGGTGGTCAGAAGTCACGTGTTGAGTGTCGTTTTAAAAGGCAGtgttttcaggttttaaaaAGCCACTTCAGTGTGAGAGCCTGTGCTGCTGCGGATGGAGGAAACGAGGATGTGttgcagaaaacagacaaagcatCAAAG AAAAGAAAACGAAAACACAGCGAACTCAACCAGGGGGAAGTCGATTCACAGGCCTTCCATGAGAAG ATCAGGTCTGTCATCCTGGAGGGAACCAAGACCTTGGTGGACTCTGCTCGATCCGTTGGACACCTGAACGGAACGACGGACGCGGCGAAAGAGCCTCTTCCTTCTCAGGAGTGCAGCCTCGCTGCTCTTTGTGAAATGGCTAAAGAACTCCCTCTAGTGGATGAGGAGGAACTGGAGGAGTGCGTCCAGCAACTTGTTGCTGAAGATGGCTGCACTTCACACGTCGACCTGTTCTCTCGGGTAACAGAGAACGGTGCGGACTCGGCTATAGTTGTTACATTGATGGGAGAGCAGTATGTAATCCCACCATGCACAGCCTTCCTGCTTTCTGACTTCACAAGAATGCAACCTCTAGTCCACT CTGGAAGTAAGTTTGACTTGATAGTTATGGATCCACCGTGGGAAAACAAGTCTGTGAAAAGGAGTCGCAG ATACAGCTTTTTGCCCTCCACCCAGCTGAAACGCCTCCCTGTACCCCTGCTGGCGTCTCCGAACTGTTTAGTGGTCACCTGGGTCACAAACAGGCCGAGCCACCTGCGTTTCGTGCGTGATGAGCTGTATCCACACTGGGGGGTAGAAGTTGTGGCTGAATGGTTCTGGGTGAAG GTCACCACATCTGGACAGTTTGTGTTTCCACTGGATTCACAGCATAAGAAGCCTTATGAAGTGTTGGTGCTGGGCCGATATCGCCCCCCTGCTGATAACTCCACAAG CTCTTCAGTGACATCAGAGGTCCCTGTGGAGGATCAGCGTTTGATTGTGAGCGTCCCGTCAGCTCTCCACTCCCAGAAGCCTTCACTCTCAG agGTGTTAAAGCCCTACGTTGGAGGTGAGGCCAAGTGCTTGGAGCTGTTTGCCCGATGTCTTCAACCTGGATGGACCAGTTGGGGCAACGAGGTGCTCAAGTTTCAGCACACAAGCTATTTCACTTTGACACCAGCAGATGAACGAGAAGACGTTTCCAAAGGCGAGGCCACACGTGTGTGCACGGACAAACCCACAATCACACCGGTGTTAAGCTCACCTGGAGAATCCCCACCTCCACGTCGCTGTCCGACCACCGTGGACTAA